A stretch of the Candidatus Marinimicrobia bacterium CG08_land_8_20_14_0_20_45_22 genome encodes the following:
- a CDS encoding protease, with product MKKRIGYIFGIVMLAVIGVIVTASMSVPERVVLYQGVLETKIVPAAALVSSSTPTPSVQSFNDVFVQIADAVNPAVVTITTEKVIKNRGLSHDFPGFDGNDLFWQFFGGIPESETRGKVLGSGVIVSASGYILTNNHVVEQGEKIHVSLMDKSSYEAKVIGTDPRTDLAVIKIEAKDLKPAILGDSDALRVGEWVVAIGSPFSENLDHTVTAGIVSAKGRSNIINNSNYESFIQTDAAINPGNSGGALVNIRGELIGINTAIATNGGVPANLGVGFAIPINLAKKIMTDLIEDGKVTRAWLGVRIQDVDGRIAKSMKLDSRKGALVGEVVKDGPAADAGMKVGDIIVEFDGKKIDDSSELRNLVSNAEIGKEKEVVVLRGKQNKTIKVKLGVLPEDENVSDGGSNQSPSKWGFSVDEITSVLAKQYGLDKETEGVVVTRVDSRSEAGKILRPGDVIQRVGDREIKNLADYKEAIKGVDSEFILVLVLRNNSSFFATLEVPK from the coding sequence ATGAAAAAAAGAATCGGTTATATTTTTGGCATTGTCATGTTAGCGGTGATCGGCGTAATTGTTACTGCGTCGATGTCCGTTCCGGAGCGCGTCGTGCTTTATCAGGGCGTCCTGGAGACGAAAATTGTTCCGGCGGCGGCTTTGGTTTCATCGAGTACGCCCACTCCGTCCGTTCAATCTTTTAACGATGTTTTCGTCCAGATTGCAGACGCCGTCAATCCGGCAGTTGTCACGATCACAACAGAAAAGGTGATTAAAAATCGCGGTCTGTCGCATGATTTTCCGGGATTTGACGGCAACGATCTGTTCTGGCAATTTTTCGGAGGCATTCCTGAGAGCGAAACGCGTGGAAAAGTTCTTGGTTCCGGCGTTATCGTCAGCGCGAGCGGTTATATTCTGACGAATAATCACGTCGTCGAGCAGGGCGAAAAAATCCATGTCAGTCTGATGGATAAAAGTAGCTACGAGGCGAAAGTCATTGGAACCGATCCGCGAACGGATTTGGCGGTAATCAAGATTGAAGCGAAAGATTTGAAACCGGCAATTCTCGGCGATTCCGACGCTTTGCGGGTTGGCGAATGGGTCGTGGCGATCGGCTCTCCTTTTTCAGAAAATCTGGATCACACGGTGACGGCGGGAATCGTCAGCGCCAAAGGCAGAAGCAACATCATCAACAATTCGAACTATGAATCGTTCATCCAAACCGATGCGGCGATCAATCCCGGCAACAGCGGCGGAGCGCTGGTCAATATTCGCGGCGAACTCATCGGGATCAATACGGCAATTGCTACTAATGGCGGCGTTCCGGCAAATCTCGGCGTCGGCTTCGCCATTCCGATCAATTTGGCGAAGAAGATCATGACAGACCTGATCGAAGACGGTAAAGTCACCCGCGCGTGGCTCGGCGTCCGGATTCAAGATGTCGATGGCCGGATCGCGAAATCTATGAAATTAGATTCGCGCAAAGGCGCGCTCGTCGGCGAAGTTGTGAAGGACGGACCCGCGGCTGACGCCGGAATGAAAGTCGGCGACATTATCGTCGAGTTCGACGGGAAAAAGATCGACGATTCGTCCGAACTCCGTAACCTCGTTTCCAATGCAGAGATTGGAAAGGAAAAAGAGGTCGTCGTCCTGCGCGGCAAACAGAACAAAACCATTAAGGTCAAACTTGGCGTCCTGCCCGAAGATGAGAATGTTTCCGATGGCGGCTCCAATCAATCGCCGTCCAAATGGGGATTTAGCGTCGATGAGATCACTTCGGTGCTGGCCAAACAGTATGGGCTCGACAAAGAAACAGAAGGTGTCGTCGTAACGCGTGTCGATTCACGCAGTGAAGCCGGAAAAATCCTTCGCCCCGGCGATGTCATTCAGCGGGTTGGAGACCGGGAAATCAAGAATCTTGCCGACTATAAAGAAGCCATCAAAGGCGTTGACAGTGAATTCATTTTAGTGCTGGTGCTGAGAAACAACAGCAGTTTCTTTGCGACTTTGGAAGTACCCAAATAA
- a CDS encoding C50 carotenoid epsilon cyclase: MISPKFLSFALFLTLMLTFVACENETTNSDDDLYWNKKIAQEVVHTHAVMLGETLKGEPTEAEKIALICTSIDSVRFYDDESGYFYVYDYDCVNIAHATQKDLQGQNLYNYQDTHGKYVIRELSAAAQNGGGFVEFYWIKPGSTGEKKKLGYVEPIPGTDYFIDTGVYLE; the protein is encoded by the coding sequence ATGATCTCGCCAAAATTTCTTTCTTTTGCACTTTTTTTGACTTTGATGTTAACATTCGTCGCTTGCGAAAACGAAACGACAAACTCCGACGACGATCTGTACTGGAATAAAAAGATCGCCCAGGAAGTCGTGCATACTCATGCCGTTATGCTTGGAGAAACTCTGAAAGGCGAACCGACTGAAGCCGAGAAAATTGCCCTGATCTGCACGTCTATCGATTCCGTCCGTTTTTACGACGATGAGAGCGGTTATTTCTATGTTTATGATTACGATTGCGTCAACATCGCTCACGCCACCCAGAAAGACCTTCAGGGACAGAATTTGTACAATTATCAGGATACGCACGGGAAATATGTCATTCGCGAATTGTCAGCCGCGGCACAGAATGGCGGCGGTTTCGTTGAATTTTACTGGATCAAACCGGGTTCGACTGGCGAAAAGAAGAAACTCGGTTACGTCGAACCGATTCCCGGCACCGATTATTTCATCGACACCGGCGTCTATCTGGAATAA
- a CDS encoding macrolide ABC transporter ATP-binding protein, translated as MSNTLISLKDIVKTYQVGSVEVHALGGVNLQIHTNEYVSIMGPSGSGKSTLMNIIGCLDTPTSGVYELDQMPVHEMDDDQLAEIRNRKIGFVFQTFNLLPRANALHNVELPLIYSGVSAAKRKIMAEEALEKVGLSDRKHHRPNELSGGQRQRVAIARALVNNPSLILADEPTGNLDTKTGEEIMKILDNLHQMGNSIILVTHEKEVAEHANRIVHIRDGNIANDEVLRNN; from the coding sequence ATGAGCAATACGCTGATAAGTCTTAAGGACATCGTTAAAACATATCAGGTTGGCAGTGTTGAGGTTCACGCTCTCGGGGGCGTGAACCTCCAGATTCATACGAATGAATATGTCTCCATCATGGGACCGTCGGGTTCAGGAAAATCGACGCTGATGAATATTATCGGCTGTCTGGATACTCCGACATCTGGCGTCTATGAACTTGACCAGATGCCGGTTCATGAAATGGACGATGACCAGCTCGCCGAAATCCGGAACCGCAAGATTGGGTTCGTTTTTCAGACATTTAATCTTCTCCCGCGCGCCAATGCGCTTCACAACGTCGAATTGCCTTTGATTTACAGCGGCGTCTCCGCCGCTAAACGGAAAATCATGGCGGAAGAAGCGCTGGAGAAAGTTGGCCTTTCAGATCGCAAACATCACCGACCGAACGAGCTTTCCGGCGGTCAGCGCCAGCGCGTCGCTATCGCCCGCGCCTTAGTCAACAATCCGTCGCTCATTCTTGCCGACGAACCGACGGGAAATCTCGACACGAAAACAGGTGAAGAGATTATGAAAATTTTAGATAACCTACATCAGATGGGAAATTCAATCATTCTCGTCACGCATGAAAAAGAGGTTGCCGAACACGCTAACCGGATCGTTCATATCCGCGATGGAAACATCGCCAATGATGAAGTGTTGAGGAATAATTGA
- a CDS encoding efflux RND transporter periplasmic adaptor subunit, with protein MKKKSKKKLIIILIILAVVAVFVVMNFTKDKVKPIVVQTDKVKREKIVQTVNASGSLIPVTQVKISANVSAKIMNLTVKEGDRVKKGELLVELDKEQYEAAYDKAFSYVQSNKASLKKVQSDLKRTQALYQSNLTSESELEAATAQAELAESQVHQSEAALKQALDDLNKTRIASPMNGIVTSLNKEIGEIALGSVFQEDVILIVSDMSKMEVKIEVDETDVVNLSIGDTAKIQIDAIPNTTYKGVVAEIAHSATTKGAGTQEQVTNFEVSISVLGQDTRFRPGMSSTVDVITDTKENALVVPIQSLTARSPDDTASVAFESDNKKKPEPTAEEPERIKRANSENNKEEEVVFVVIHPDKKDTPKKSMIKKRSYPKAEQRSVKIGISSDTKFEILSGLQEGEEIVVGSYKAISKEIKNGSPLKIGGPTDKKGETK; from the coding sequence ATGAAGAAGAAAAGTAAGAAAAAATTGATCATCATCCTTATCATTCTGGCAGTTGTAGCCGTCTTTGTCGTAATGAATTTTACCAAAGACAAGGTCAAACCGATCGTCGTGCAGACTGATAAGGTCAAACGTGAAAAAATCGTTCAAACTGTCAATGCATCCGGCTCACTGATTCCCGTCACACAGGTCAAGATCAGCGCAAATGTCAGCGCCAAGATCATGAACCTCACGGTCAAAGAAGGCGATCGGGTGAAAAAGGGTGAATTGCTGGTCGAATTAGATAAAGAACAATATGAAGCGGCATACGACAAGGCGTTTTCCTATGTTCAATCCAATAAAGCGAGCCTGAAAAAAGTCCAGAGCGACCTGAAACGGACTCAGGCGCTTTACCAAAGCAATCTGACGTCCGAATCGGAACTTGAAGCCGCGACGGCTCAGGCTGAACTTGCCGAAAGCCAAGTGCATCAGTCGGAAGCCGCACTGAAACAAGCACTCGACGATCTGAACAAAACGCGCATCGCGTCACCGATGAACGGAATCGTCACAAGCCTGAATAAAGAGATCGGTGAAATTGCGCTCGGTTCGGTTTTTCAGGAAGATGTAATCCTAATCGTTTCCGATATGTCAAAGATGGAAGTCAAGATCGAGGTCGATGAAACTGATGTCGTGAATTTGAGCATTGGCGATACGGCAAAGATACAGATTGATGCGATTCCAAATACGACTTACAAGGGCGTCGTTGCAGAAATTGCCCACAGCGCGACGACAAAAGGCGCAGGCACACAGGAACAAGTGACCAATTTTGAAGTATCCATTTCTGTTTTAGGCCAAGACACCCGGTTTCGTCCCGGTATGTCGTCAACCGTGGATGTTATTACTGATACCAAAGAAAATGCGCTCGTCGTTCCGATTCAATCGCTGACCGCCCGCAGTCCGGATGATACAGCGTCCGTTGCCTTTGAATCGGATAATAAGAAAAAACCGGAACCGACAGCCGAGGAGCCTGAAAGGATCAAGAGGGCAAACAGTGAAAATAATAAAGAAGAAGAAGTCGTTTTTGTTGTCATCCACCCGGATAAAAAAGATACTCCGAAAAAAAGTATGATTAAAAAACGATCTTATCCGAAAGCCGAACAGCGTTCGGTGAAAATTGGCATCAGCAGTGATACTAAATTCGAAATTCTCAGCGGATTGCAGGAAGGCGAGGAAATTGTCGTCGGAAGTTACAAGGCTATCAGTAAAGAAATCAAAAACGGTTCGCCACTCAAAATCGGCGGACCGACAGATAAAAAAGGAGAGACAAAATGA